The sequence GACGACCCCAGCCTGCGACCCCGATTTCAGGTGCGCACCGGCCTGGATCGCCTGGTCGAGGGCGGTTTCGCGGCGCTCGCCGGTCAGCGGATCAGCGTCATCTCCAACCCGACCGGCGTGAACGGCAGGTACAGCCACCTGGTCGACCTGCTGCACGCGCACGCCCAGGACACCGGGGGGCTGACCATTGGAGGCGTCTTTGGTCCCGAGCACGGCTTCCGCGGCTCCGCGCAGGCCGGCGACGCCGAGGGCACGGGGATCGATGCACGCACCGGGCTGACCGTCTACGACGCGTACAACGCCAGCCAGGCCACCTGGGAGAGCCTCTACGAGCGGGCCGGCGCGCAGACCCTCGTCTTCGACATCCAGGACGTCGGCAGCCGGTTCTATACCTATATCTGGACGCTCTACGACTCGATGGCCGCCGCCGCCCGTCGCGGGCTGCGCTACGTCGTGCTCGACCGGCCCAATCCGGCGGGCGGCAAGGCGTACGGGCCGATGATGACCTCCCGCTTCACCACCGCCGTCGGCAAGAAGGAGATCGTCCAGCAGCACGGGATGACCATCGGAGAGCTGGCCCGCTTCTTCAATGGCGAGTTCCTGCCGGCCGAGGCCGGGCGTCCGGTCGAGCTGGAGGTCATCGAGTGCAGCGGATGGGCGGCGAACATGATGGGCGGCGACACGGACGTTCCGTGGGTCATGCCAAGCCCCAACATGCCGACCCCGGACACCGCGCTGCTGTACCCCGGCACCGGCATGTTCGAGGGGGTGTCGAGCCTGTCCGAGGGGCGCGGCACCACGCGTCCGTTCGAGCTCATCGGCGGGCCCGGGTTCGATTACCACTGGAGTGACCGGCTCAACGCCGCGAACCTGCCCGGGGTGGCCTTCCGGGAGGCCTACTTCACGCCGACGTTCAACAAGTTCGTCAACACGCTGTGCGCTGGCGTCGAGGTGAAGGTGACCAACTCCCAGGTCTTCGATCCCATCCGGACCGCCGTCGCGATGCTGGTGGAGGCGCGCAAATACCCCGCCTTCGCCTGGCGGGCCGACTCCTGGGATTCCGCGCGGCCGCACTGGATCGACAAGCTGAGCGGGTCCGAGCGGCTG is a genomic window of Stigmatella erecta containing:
- a CDS encoding exo-beta-N-acetylmuramidase NamZ family protein, whose translation is MDRVPGRLSRRSVLALGGGAAVNAIACGGTDADSVSPAPDDPSLRPRFQVRTGLDRLVEGGFAALAGQRISVISNPTGVNGRYSHLVDLLHAHAQDTGGLTIGGVFGPEHGFRGSAQAGDAEGTGIDARTGLTVYDAYNASQATWESLYERAGAQTLVFDIQDVGSRFYTYIWTLYDSMAAAARRGLRYVVLDRPNPAGGKAYGPMMTSRFTTAVGKKEIVQQHGMTIGELARFFNGEFLPAEAGRPVELEVIECSGWAANMMGGDTDVPWVMPSPNMPTPDTALLYPGTGMFEGVSSLSEGRGTTRPFELIGGPGFDYHWSDRLNAANLPGVAFREAYFTPTFNKFVNTLCAGVEVKVTNSQVFDPIRTAVAMLVEARKYPAFAWRADSWDSARPHWIDKLSGSERLRTMIDAGASTDDIIGAWQEELAAFDAQRRPYLLYPR